Part of the Halopseudomonas maritima genome, TGGCGTGGTTGGCTCCAGGGCAAGGCGAGGCGGTTCTGGACCTGTTCTGTGGGGTTGGCAATTTTGCCCTGGCGCTGGCCCGAGCCGGCGCTGAGGTGACGGGTATCGAAGGTAGCGTGGAAATGGTAGACCGGGCCACGGACAATGCTCGGAAAAACGGCCTTGATCAGGTGCACTTTTTGGCAGCCGACTTGTCGAAGCCCCTTGAAGTGCCGCCGGGCTCTCCACGGTTCACGGCAGCGTTGCTTGATCCGCCGCGTGACGGCGCCGAGCAAATGGTAGGTGATCTGGCCGCGCTGGCGGTCGAGCGAATACTTTACATTTCCTGCAACCCGGCAACGCTGGCGCGGGATGCAGGCATTTTGGCAGGCAAGGGCTACACCCTGGTTCGGGCGGGCATCATGGATATGTTCCCTCAAACCGCCCATGTCGAGGCCATGGCACTGTTCCGGAGGCAATAGATCGCCGCCGGGCGAGGACAAGAAGATGGTACAGGTCAGAGCAGCACACCCGACCAATCAGGATGGCAGCGTCAATGTCGACGCATGGATAGCACGGATCGGGGAGCGCACGCAGCTTGTCGATCCGCAGATTCTGCACGAAGCCTGTGAGTGGGCCCAGGAGCTTGAGCAGGCGGCCATTGATGCGGAGAACATCTGGGCTGACGGCGCGAGCAGCTACCGCACGGGCCTTGAAATGGCCGAGATTCTGGCTGATCTCAAACTCGATCAGGACTCGCTGGTCGCCGCCGTAGTCTATCGCGCGGTGCGTGAGCGCAAGACCGATCTGACCGAGGTGGAGCGCCGCTTTGGTCCGGCGGTTACGCACCTGGTGGACGGCGTGCAGCGCATGGCCGCCATCAGCGTGTCGCAGAACCCCGGTAATACCGCCAGTTTCAGCCCCCAGGCGCAGGTCGAGAACCTGCGCAAGATGCTGGTGACGCTGGTGGACGACGTGCGTGTGGCCCTGATCAAGCTGGCTGAGCGCACCTGCGCCATCCGTGCGGTCAAGGACGCGCCGGAGGAGAAGCGTTATCGCGTTGCCCGCGAGGTATTCGATATCTACGCACCGCTGGCCCACCGTCTTGGCATTGGTCACATCAAGTGGGAGCTGGAAGACCTCTCCTTCCGTTATCTGGAACCGACCCAGTACAAGCAGATCGCCAAGCTGCTCGATGAGCGGCGTCTTGATCGGCAGCAGTATATCGATGCCGTGATGGCCCAGTTGCGCAAGTCCCTGGAGGAGGCGTCCATCTACGCCGACATCACTGGCCGGGCAAAACACATCTACTCGATCTGGCGCAAGATGCAGCGCAAGGGCATCGACTTCAGCCAGGTTTATGATGTGCGCGCGGTGCGTATCCTGGTGCCGCAGGTGCGCGACTGTTACACCGCGCTTGGTGTAGTACACAGCCTTTGGCGGCATATTCCCAACGAGTTTGATGATTATGTCGCCAACCCCAAGGAAAACGGCTATCGCTCCTTGCACACCGCAGTGATCGGTCCTGAGGGCAAGGTGCTTGAGGTGCAGATTCGCACCCAGAGCATGCACGAAGAGGCTGAGTTGGGTGTCTGCGCGCACTGGCGCTACAAGGGCACCGATCTGGACAGCAACTCCAACGCCTACGAAGACAAGATCGCCTGGCTGCGCCAGGTGCTCGAGTGGCACGAGGAAATGGGTGATATCGGTGGTCTGGCTGAGCAGCTGCGCGTCGACTTCGAGCCAGATCGCATTTACCTGTTTACCCCGGACGGTCACGTGCTCGACATGGCCAAGGGCGCTACGCCGCTGGACTTTGCCTACCGGGTTCATACTGAAATTGGCCATAGCTGCCGGGGCGCCAAGGTCAACGGCCGCATCGTGCCGCTCAACTATGTGCTGCAGACCGGCGAGCAGGTCGAGATCATCACCGGCAAGCAGAGTGGTCCGAGCCGCGACTGGCTGAACCCCAATCTCGGCTATCTGAACACCTCGCGGGCGCGCGCCAAGGTGCAGCACTGGTTCAAGGAGCAGGCGCGTGAACAGAACGCCCAGGCCGGCAAGCTGATGGTCGAGCGTGAGCTGACACGTATGGCACTCAATGGCGCCGACTACGCTCAGCTGATTGATCGCCTGGGGCTCAAGAGTCAGGAAGACCTGTTTGTTGCCGTTGGTTCGGGCGACATGCGTCTGGCGCATGTGGTCAACGTGGCGCAGCAGCTGGTCGAGCCGGATCGGCACAGTGAGCAGCTGGAGCTGATTCCCAAGAAGCCCAGCCGCAATGTGGGCCGCCGCGGCGATGTCTACATCCAGGGCGTGGGCAACCTGATGACCCAGCTGGCGGGCTGCTGCCAGCCGGTGCCGGGTGACCCGATCATCGGCTACATCACCCTGGGCCGCGGCGTTACCGTGCACCGCGCCGATTGTGCCAACGCGATGCAACTGCAGGACCGCGACTCCGAGCGCCTGATCGAGGTTAGCTGGGGTGGGGCGCCGGTGCAGACCTATCCGGTGGAGATCTACATCAAGGCTTATGACCGCTCCGGTCTGCTGCGCGATGTCTCGCTGTTGCTGGCTAACGAGAAGATCAACGTGCTGGAGGTCAGCACGCGTACCAACAAGGACGACAACTATGCGGCGATGCTGCTGACCATCGAGATTCCGAGTCTCAACCTGCTCAGCCGCCTGCTGACGCGCATCAGCCAGCTGCCCAACATTATCGAGGCGCGCCGCAACCGTCAGGAACACCGCGGATGAGCTATCAGCTGGACGACCTGCTTTATCTGATGCAGCGCTTGCGTGACCCGCAGCATGGCTGTCCCTGGGACTTGCAGCAGGATTACGCGAGTATCGTGCCGCATACCTTGGAGGAAGCCTACGAGGTTGCCGATGCCATTGAGCAGGGCGACTTTGACCAGCTCAGCGGTGAGTTGGGCGACTTGTTGTTTCAGGTCGTTTATTACGCGCAGCTGGCCCGCGAGGAAGGGCGCTTTGGCTGGGCCGAGGTGGTTGACGCTATCACCCGCAAGCTAGTGCGCCGTCACCCGCACGTGTTCCCTGACGGCAACCTGCATACGCCACCGGGTAGCCAGACTCTGGCGCCGGACCAGGTCAAGCGCCGCTGGGAGCAAATCAAGGCCGAGGAGCGGGCAGAGAAAGCGGCCCGCCCCGAACAGCTATCGCTGCTGGATGACGTGCCGGGGGCATTGCCGGCGCTGAGCCGTGCGCAAAAACTGCAGAAGCGCGCTGCCTCGGCTGGTTTTGACTGGCCGGAGGCGGCTCCGGTGGTCGACAAGATCAGTGAGGAGCTGGATGAAGTGCGCGAGGCGTTGGCTGCTGGTGATAGCGCCGCCGTCGCTGAGGAAATGGGTGATCTGCTGTTCTGCGTGGTCAATCTGGCCCGTCACCTTGGGGTGGACGCCGAAAACGCCTTGCGTCACGGCAATGCCAAATTCGAGCGGCGTTTCCGCTTCATCGAAGCGCAGTTAAGAGAGCAGGGCGCGACCGTCTCCGAACGCCCCCTGGATGAACTCGACGCCCTGTGGGACAAGGCCAAGCAGCAAGGTCTATGAGGGCGCAGTATCCCGCGCCCTAATCTGCTCACTCAGTGTTGGGTTTCCTGCTGACGCTCGACCAGCTCCTGCAGATGCTTGCGGCTCAGCTCCAGATAGCGCGGAGTGGGGCCTTCATCTTTGTACAGCGGGTCGCCCATCTCATCGACCGCGATGACCTCCTTGCCAGCTCGGTAGGGCAGGCTGGCTTCCAGCTCCTCAAGTGCCGCGCCGAGCAGGTCGGTGATCAGGTCTTCAATCTGGCGTTTTGGATACATCTCGTGCAGCGCTTGCAGACGCGCAGCATCTTCCAGTGGCAGATGTACCGCGTAGCTGTCACGGGTTACGCGGCCTTTGGCAGTGTCTTCCCAGGCTTGGGTGAGTTCACGGATCTTCATGGTTCCCCCTTTGTTGCGTGCTGTCGCTTGTGGCGACACCCTCAGCATAGACCATATGCGAGGGCGTACAGGTCTTATGACCCCTTGTCAGCGGCAGGGTTGCATCGCATGCTGGGCATCCCGATCGCCTGGAGAAAGACTCATGACCGATATTGATGCCCGTTTGCGAGAAGACGTCCACAACCTCGGTACCTTGCTGGGGCAGACCATTCAGGCCCATCTGGGAGATGACTTTCTACAACGCATCGAACGCATACGCCTGGGTGCCAAACAGGGTCGCAAGGCCGATCAGGCGGCCAATGAGGCGCTGCTCGATGCCCTGCAGGACCTGCCAGACAGCCAGTTGCTGCCGGTGTGCCGGGCCTTCAATCAGTTTCTCAATCTGGCCAATATCGCTGAACAGCACCACCGCATCCGCCGCCGCCGCGCCGACGAGCCGCAGGCCTTTGAATTGCGCTGCGTCAATGAGCTGCTGCAGCGCCTGAAGGCTGAGAACTTCAGTGCTGACGACATCGTGCAGCAGGTAAATGGGCTGGATATCGAATTGGTGCTGACCGCCCATCCGACCGAAGTGACGCGCCGTACGCTGATCCAGAAGTACGACGCCATCGCTGATGCGCTGGCGCGCGGTGATCACGATGACCTGACTGCAACCGAGCGAGAAGATGTGCGTCAGGATCTGGCCCGCCTGATCAGCGAGGCCTGGCATACCGACGAGATTCGCCGCAGCCGGCCAACCCCGGTAGATGAAGCCAAGTGGGGGTTCGCAGTCATCGAGCATTCGCTGTGGCAGGCGCTGCCGCAGTTTTTGCGTCGTCTGGACGCTGACGTCCACGGCGCGACCGGTCAGCACCTGGATCTGCGTGCCGCCCCGGTGCGCATTGCCTCCTGGATGGGTGGCGACCGTGATGGCAACCCCAACGTCACCGCCCCCGTCACCCGCGAGGTGCTGCTGCTGGGTCGCTGGATGGCGGCGGACCTCTACCTGCGTGATATCGAAGCGTTGGGCAACCAGCTATCCATGCATGCCGCCAGCGACGCGCTGCTGGCGCAGGCCGGCGCGGTGGATGAGCCTTACCGCGCGGTGTTGAAGCAGCTACGTACACGGCTGCAAGTGACCCGCGATTGGGCAGAGCAATCCCTGGCTAACGATGTTGCCATGCCCGCCCAGGTACTGCGCGAGCTGGATGATCTGCGTGGCCCGTTGGAGCTGTGCTATCAGTCGCTGCTGGCGTTTGGCCTAAAGCGCATTGCCAACGGTCCGCTGCTGGATACCCTGCGTCGGGTCAATGCCTTCGGGCTGGGGCTGGTGCGTCTGGATATCCGTCAGGATGCGGCGCGCCACGCCCAGGTGTTCAGTGAGCTGACCGAGCACCTGCAACTGGGCGACTACGCCGAGTGGGATGAAGACGCTCGCTGTCGCTTCCTGCTGGACGAGTTGCACAGCCGGCGCCCGCTGCTGCCGCCGAACTGGCAGCCATCGGCCGACGTGGCCGAAGTGTTGGCGACCTGTCGAGTGGTGGCCAGTCAGCCGCAGGAGCTGCTCGGCTCCTATGTTATCTCCATGGCCTCGCATCCCTCCGATGTGCTGGCGGTCAAGCTGCTGCTGAAGGAAACCGGTGTCAGCTGGCCGATGCGCGTGGCGCCGCTGTTTGAAACCCTGAGTGACCTGGACAATGCCGCCGATGCCATCGACCGGCTGCTGTCGCTGGAGCAGTATCGTGCACTGGTCGGTGACGAGCAGGAGGTGATGATCGGCTATTCCGATTCCGCCAAGGACGCCGGCACGCTGGCGGCAGGCTGGGCGCAGTATCGCGCACAGGAAGCGCTGGTGGGCGCCTGTCAGCGTCACGGCGTGCATCTGCGATTGTTCCACGGCCGCGGTGGTACCGTGGGCCGCGGTGGCGCGCCGGCGCACATGGCCATCCTGTCCCAGCCGCCGGGGTCGGTACGTGGTCAGCTGCGGGTCACCGAGCAGGGCGAGATGATTCGCTTCAAGTTTGGTCTGCCGGGTATCGCCATTCAAAGCCTGCTGCTTTACACCAGCGCCGTGCTGGAGGCCAGTCTGCTGCCGCCGCCGGCGCCCGAGCCGGCCTGGCGCGAACTGATGCAGCAATTGGCTGATCGTTCGGTTGAGGTATATCGAGCGGTGGTGCGTGGTGAGCCGCAGTTTGTCGAGTACTTCCGTCAGGCGACGCCTGAACAGGAGCTGGGTCGTCTACCGCTGGGCAGCCGGCCGGCCAAACGTCGCAGTCAGGGCGGGATCGAGAGTTTGCGGGCCATTCCCTGGATCTTTGCCTGGACCCAGACCCGGCTGATGTTGCCGGCCTGGCTGGGTGCCGGGCAGGCGCTGCGTGAGGCGCTGGATGCCGGTAAGCAGGCTCAGCTCAGGCAGATGATGGATGCGTGGCCGTTCTTTCTGGCGCGGGTTGAGATGCTGGAGATGGTGCTGTCCAAGGCGGATGTGGATATCGCACGCTTTTATGAGCAGCGTTTGGCCAGTGCGGATTTGTGGCCGCTTGGCGAGCGTCTGCGCACCGCACTGGAACAGGCCACCGCCGTGGTGCTGCAGCTGCGCGAAAGTGAGACCCTGCTGGCCCACAATCCGGCACTGGGTGAGTCGGTAGCGGTGCGCAACCCCTACACGGACCCGCTGCATGTGCTGCAGGCCGAATTGATGAAGCGTACCCGGGCGCAGGGCGAGAGCGTTGACCCCGATCTGGAAAGGGCGCTGATGGTGACGATGGCCGGTATCGCGGCGGGCATGCGCAACACCGGCTGACCGGCCGGTCGTCAAGTATCCCTGGGGCGGCTTTGCCTGCGACAATGGTCCGTCTTGTGCATGGCCGCGCGGGCGTGTATGTTGAACGCCCTTTGCGAGCCAGCTCTTGCTGGACGCACCGCATTTTCCGCATTCGCGCAGGCCGCGAGTGCCTGGCAGGTCGCTGGTTGAGGACCGCTCAATGCCCGGTTTCAGTTAGACGAGGAGTACATCATGCGAGTTATCCTGTTGGGCGCCCCAGGGGCGGGCAAGGGTACACAGGCCCAGTTCATCTGCGAGCGCTTCGGCATTCCGCAAATCTCCACCGGCGACATGCTGCGTGCAGCGGTCAAGGCCGGTACCGAGCTTGGCAAGCAAGTCAAGGAAGTCATGGATACTGGCGGCCTGGTCTCCGACGATCTGATCATTGGTCTGATCAAGGAGCGCATTACCCAGGACGATTGCGCCAAGGGTTTTCTGTTCGACGGTTTCCCGCGCACCATTCCGCAGGCTGAGGCGCTGGTAGAAGCCGGCATCGACATTGATCGCGTGCTGGAAATCGCCGTGGCCGATGAAGAAATTGTTGCCCGTCTGTCCGGCCGCCGCGTGCATCCGGGTTCCGGCCGCGTGTATCACGTTGACCACAACCCGCCGCAGGTGGCTGGCAAGGACGACGTCACCGGTGATGACCTGATTCAGCGTGATGACGACAAGGAAGAGACTGTACGCAAGCGTCTGCAGGTCTACCACACCCAGACCAAGCCGCTGGTCGAGTTCTACCAGGGCCTGTCTGCAGCCAAGGGCACCCCCAAGTGCGCCAAGGTTGAAGGTGTCGGCAGCGTAGAACAGATCACCGCCAAGGTCATCAACGCGCTGGACTGAGTCTTGCTCGCTGGAGCAAAAGACCCGTGCTGACTTCGGTCGCACGGGTCTTTGCATTTTTGTACAATGCCCGCCCCCTGAATTCAGAATCCGACCATGACCACACTGCTTGCTCTGGATACCGCCACCGAGTGCTGTTCTGCTGCGTTGCTGCACGAGGGCAGCGTCACTGCGCGCAGCGAAGTGATTCCGCGTCAGCACGCCCAGCGCCTGCTGCCGATGATCGAGGAGCTGCTCAGCGAACGTGAGCTGCGCCTGCAGGATGTCGACGCCCTGGTATTTGGTCGCGGCCCCGGCGCTTTTACCGGCGTGCGCATCGCTACCGGCATGGTGCAGGGCCTGGCCTTTGCCGCCGACAAACCGGTGATTGCGATATCCAACCTGGCCGCGCTGGCTCAGCGTGCCTGGCGCGAGCACGGTACAGACACCGTTGCCGCCGCCATTGATGCGCGCATGGATGAGGTCTACTGGGGGCTGTATGGCCTGCAAGATGGCGTCATGCAGCCGTTGGATGAGGAGCGGGTATGCGCACCTGAGGCCGTTAGTCTGCCGGTGGGCGTCAGCAGCGTGGCCGGTGCTGGCACCGGTTGGCAGTACGCTGATCGTCTGGCGGTCAGCGTCACGCAGAGCTGGCCGCAGATGCTGCCCGATGCTAGCGATCTGATCACCCTGGCCTTGCCCCGCTGGCTGGCCGGAGAGGTGGTCGACGCGGCGGATGCCCAGCCTGTCTACCTGCGTGACAAGGTTGCCACGCCCAAGGGCCAGGCGTAAGCTGGCGCCATTGTCTGAGGAGTACATTTGGTGCGTCTGGACGGTTTCAATCCCTACTCATCGCTGCCTGAGCGCAGCAGTCGAGCGGTTGCCAATACCACGGGCAACAGCGCGGCTGCGTCTGTGCCGGGCAACGAGCAGGCCGGGGTTGCCGCCAGCCGTTTGCCGCCAGCGCAGGTAGTCCCCTCGTCTGCGCCGACTGCCGAGTATCTTCCCGCCCGCCGCGAGTCCTTTGAGCCAGTCTATGGCCGCGCCAATCAAGCGCTGGCGAGTTATCAGAACACTGCCAATATGCCGGTCGACAGCGCCGTCGATACCCTGGCCGGCATCGACGTCTACGCCTGATGTCGTGACTGCGTTACCCCTGCGTTTTATCACCGGTTGCCCACTGTGGTCCGAACCCGCTTGGGCCGGCCAGTTGTACACCCGCGGCACTGACGCGGATGCGCGGCTGGCGCAGTACAGCCGGGTGTTTGGCGCGGTTGAGGGCAATACCACCTTCTACTCCCTGCCCAGCGCCGCGCGAGTCGCCCGTTGGGCTGAACTGCTGAGTGAGGATTTCCACTTCTGCGCCAAACTGCCCCGTGAGGTCAGCCATGGCGGGCGACTGGACGCCGAGCATCCTGCCCTGAACGCCTTCTTCAGTCGCATGGCGCCGCTGGGGCAGCGCCTGGGGCCTGTCTGGCTGCAACTGCCCGAGCGCTTTGCACCGGACGCCCTTGGTGTGCTGGCTGATTTTCTGGCTGGTTTGCCTACGGACTACCAGTACGCGGTTGAAGTGCGCCATCCTGGGTTTTTCCGCAAGGACGACGCTGAACGGCAGCTGAACCGTTTGCTGCATGGCCGTGGTGTCGAGCGCATCAGCTTTGATAGTCGTGCGCTGTTCGCCAGCACCGCCACCGATGCCTCCACGCTCGAAGCCAAGCAGCGCAAGCCGCGCTTGCCGGTGCATGCCATTGCCCTGACTCAGCGGCCCAGCGTGCGCTTTATCGGCGGTATGGATCGGGAGGCCAATTGGCAGGCGCTGGCCCCCTGGTTAGACAAGTGCGCGCAGTGGTTGCAGGCTGGCTACCAGCCGATGCTGTTTATGCACACCCCGGATAACCAGATGGCGCCGCAGCTGGCCCGAGACTTCTACCGTGCCTTGCGTGAACGGGTGCCCGCGCTGGCGCCCATGCCGGTCTGGCCCGGTGAGCATGAGGCCGCTCAGACGCCGCAGCAGGCGGGTCTGTTTTGATACCACAGGATTACTCATGAGCGAACACGCCCCGTTATCGTTGGCTGTCAGTTGGTCCGCGCCAGCCCGGCAGAGTGCAGCCGAAGTGCTGGCTGAGCGCCTGCAACTGCCGTTGCAGGCTGATCTGCCGGACGCTGCCGCGCTGTTGCTTGAGCTGGACGCAGATGGGCTTAGCCTGCGTAGTACCGAGGCGGGAGCGCCGGGTGCGGTGCGTGTGGATTTTGTCGGCGGCGCGCTGGCCCATCGCCGTCAGTTCGGTGGCGGAGCAGGGCAGATGGTCGCCCGTGCAGTCGGCATTCGCGGCAGCGTCAGACCCAGTGTGCTGGATGCCACCGCTGGTCTGGGGCGCGACGCCTTCGTGGTTGCTGCGTTGGGCTGCGAGGTGACCTTGCTTGAGCGCCAGCCGGTGATTGCGGCGCTGCTGGAAGATGGCCTGCAGCGCGCCCGGGCTGCCGGTGGTGAGGTGGCGGAGATCGCCGAGCGGATGCAGCTGCTGCAGTGTGACGCGATTGCCGCCATGGGTGACTGGCAGCTGCCAACGCCCCAGGTCATCCACCTGGACCCGATGTTCCCGCATCGGGACAAGTCCGCGCTGGTGAAAAAGGAGATGCGCCTGTTCCGGCCGCTGGCCGGTGACGATGATGATGCCCCTGAGCTGCTGGCCGCGGCGCTGCAGCTGGCCAGCCACCGGGTGGCGGTGAAACGCCCGCGCAAGGCGCCGGCAATTGCCGGTCAGCGGCCCAGCGCGGAATTGACGGGGCAGTCCAGCCGCTACGATATCTACGGCAAGAAGAAGCTGGACTGAGTGCCGGCAATTCCGGGTGGCCCCGGGCCTACTGGGCCGCAGCCGGGCTGTCCGCCGCTTCGGCGCTGCGCGCCACCTGCCGAATCGACAGGCGCACTTCGGCGCTGAGCACCCGCTTGGCGGTGTTCTCGGCAATGTCTTCCAGTCCGGCTGCATAGTGCAGCCGACCCTCATCGTCAGCCCGTAACACCTGCTCATCGGTCAATCGCTGGATAAACTGGCGGAACAGCGTTTTGTCAAAGAACTCCGGCGCGTTCAGGCCATGCAGAATCGACAGGCGCTGCGCCATGACGGTACAGCGTGCTTCCAGCTGTTCGGCGGTCTGGCTGCCGTTGGGATAGTTCAGCAGCAGCGCTGAGGCCATATAGAAGCGCTCCAGAATCTGGATGATGCTGCGCGACAGCAGGCTGAGCATGACAAACTCGACCGAGCTCAGGTCCGGGCGGTGAATCTGTCCGTCGGCTTCGCGCAGCAGTTGCTGCTCGAGCAGGCTGTCGATCCATTGCTGAATGACTGCGGGCAGCTCATCCTCGCTCCATTGCAGGAACAGTTCGCCCTGCAAATAGGGGTAGATGCCCATGACCAGACGTTCGATCTGTTCACGCTTCATGCGCGGGTTGTTCTGGAACAGGCAGGCGATCAACGCCGGCAAGATCACCAGATGCAGGACATTGTTGCGGTAGTAGGTCATCAGTACCGCCTGGGGCTCGTCCAGGCGCATGATTTCACCCAGCGCATCGGATTGGCGGTCGATCATCTGCATGCTTTCCACGTGCTTGATCATCGCCTGACCGTCCAGTGCGGTCAGGGTGACGCCGCTGCTGTAGGGCACGGCCTGCAGCAGCGCTTTGTAGCGGTCCAGCGCACGTGCCAGCGAGGTTTCATCCAGGGCTAGCCGGGCGGTGGACAGCATCACCAACGCCACCATGTTGACCGGGTTGACGTCGGCGGCAGCGCTGATGCCGCTGGTCAGCTGCCGCGCCAGGCGGTTGGTGGTGTCGTTCAGCCAGGTTGGGCGATAGTCGGGTGCCAGCGATTGTGCGCGCCAGTCCGGTTGCTCGCGATCGAGAAAATCGGCTAACGCCAGCGGCTCGCCAAAGTTCACCGCCACCTCACCAAAGCGCAGCTTGAGCGCGGAGATCACGCGGAACAGGTCAAACACCGACTCCTTCTTCTTGGCCTGGCCGCGCAGCTCGCCGAGGTAGGTGCGGCCTTCAAGTACTCTTTCGTAGCCGATATAGACCGGCACAAAAACGATGGGGCGACGTGAGGAGCGCAGGAAACTGCGCAAGGTGATAGCCAGCATGCCGGTCTTCGGGCTGAGCATGCGACCGGTTCGTGAGCGACCGCCCTCAATGAAGTATTCGACGGGAAAGCCACGGCTGAACAGGGTGTGCAGATACTCGTTGAAAACAGCGGTGTAGAGCTGGTTGCCCTTGAAGCTGCGGCGCATGAAGAAGGCGCCGCCGCGGCGCAGGATGCCGCCGATCACCGGCATGTTGAGGTTGATGCCGGCAGCAATATGCGGTGGCGTCATGCTGTTGCGAAACAGCAGGTAGGACAGCAGCAGGTAGTCGATATGGCTGCGGTGGCAGGGCACGTAGATGATCTCGTTGCCGCGGGCAATGTCCTGGATGCGCTTGAGGTTGTTGACCCGTATGCCGTCATACAACTTGTTCCAGAACCAGCTGAGCACTACCTCAAGAAAACGAATAATGGTGTAAGTGAAGTCCGAGGCGATCTCGTTGGCGTAACGCGCGGCAATGGCCTGGGCCTTGCTTTCGTCGATGCCTTTTTCGCTGGCCTCCCGTGCAATGGCGGCGCGCACCAGCGGGGCGTGCAGCAGGCCCTTGAGCAGGGTGCGCCTGTGCACCAGCTCCGGGCCGACCACGGCGGCGCGCTGCTGGCGGAAGTGCACCCGCAGCACGCGGTTGACGCGGCGCAGACGACGCTCGCGGTCAAGGGCTGGTGGAATAAGCTCCGGCAGTGCTACCCGCGGGCCAAAGTGCACGCGTACCTTGCGCCCGTGCAGCAGGATGGCCAGCAGCTTGCGCAGGCGTCCGCCCACCCAGTTCCAGGCAAACAGCAACTTGATGGCCGAGGACTCGCTGTCCGGTGACTGGCCCCAGAACACCGTGATAGGAATCAACTGCACGTTGTCGGGGTGTTCCAGTACCTTACCCAGTCGCGGCGACTGGCCACGCGGATCGGGCCGGCCGACCCAGGAGCGCTCACGACTGAGAAAAATAAAGGCGTCACGCTCATCCAGCGGCGGCAACGGTGCGCGTACCGGGCGTGGCAGGCCGGCTCGCACGCACTCGCGGTCGGCC contains:
- the relA gene encoding GTP diphosphokinase, whose amino-acid sequence is MVQVRAAHPTNQDGSVNVDAWIARIGERTQLVDPQILHEACEWAQELEQAAIDAENIWADGASSYRTGLEMAEILADLKLDQDSLVAAVVYRAVRERKTDLTEVERRFGPAVTHLVDGVQRMAAISVSQNPGNTASFSPQAQVENLRKMLVTLVDDVRVALIKLAERTCAIRAVKDAPEEKRYRVAREVFDIYAPLAHRLGIGHIKWELEDLSFRYLEPTQYKQIAKLLDERRLDRQQYIDAVMAQLRKSLEEASIYADITGRAKHIYSIWRKMQRKGIDFSQVYDVRAVRILVPQVRDCYTALGVVHSLWRHIPNEFDDYVANPKENGYRSLHTAVIGPEGKVLEVQIRTQSMHEEAELGVCAHWRYKGTDLDSNSNAYEDKIAWLRQVLEWHEEMGDIGGLAEQLRVDFEPDRIYLFTPDGHVLDMAKGATPLDFAYRVHTEIGHSCRGAKVNGRIVPLNYVLQTGEQVEIITGKQSGPSRDWLNPNLGYLNTSRARAKVQHWFKEQAREQNAQAGKLMVERELTRMALNGADYAQLIDRLGLKSQEDLFVAVGSGDMRLAHVVNVAQQLVEPDRHSEQLELIPKKPSRNVGRRGDVYIQGVGNLMTQLAGCCQPVPGDPIIGYITLGRGVTVHRADCANAMQLQDRDSERLIEVSWGGAPVQTYPVEIYIKAYDRSGLLRDVSLLLANEKINVLEVSTRTNKDDNYAAMLLTIEIPSLNLLSRLLTRISQLPNIIEARRNRQEHRG
- the mazG gene encoding nucleoside triphosphate pyrophosphohydrolase encodes the protein MSYQLDDLLYLMQRLRDPQHGCPWDLQQDYASIVPHTLEEAYEVADAIEQGDFDQLSGELGDLLFQVVYYAQLAREEGRFGWAEVVDAITRKLVRRHPHVFPDGNLHTPPGSQTLAPDQVKRRWEQIKAEERAEKAARPEQLSLLDDVPGALPALSRAQKLQKRAASAGFDWPEAAPVVDKISEELDEVREALAAGDSAAVAEEMGDLLFCVVNLARHLGVDAENALRHGNAKFERRFRFIEAQLREQGATVSERPLDELDALWDKAKQQGL
- a CDS encoding pilin assembly protein; protein product: MKIRELTQAWEDTAKGRVTRDSYAVHLPLEDAARLQALHEMYPKRQIEDLITDLLGAALEELEASLPYRAGKEVIAVDEMGDPLYKDEGPTPRYLELSRKHLQELVERQQETQH
- the ppc gene encoding phosphoenolpyruvate carboxylase; translation: MTDIDARLREDVHNLGTLLGQTIQAHLGDDFLQRIERIRLGAKQGRKADQAANEALLDALQDLPDSQLLPVCRAFNQFLNLANIAEQHHRIRRRRADEPQAFELRCVNELLQRLKAENFSADDIVQQVNGLDIELVLTAHPTEVTRRTLIQKYDAIADALARGDHDDLTATEREDVRQDLARLISEAWHTDEIRRSRPTPVDEAKWGFAVIEHSLWQALPQFLRRLDADVHGATGQHLDLRAAPVRIASWMGGDRDGNPNVTAPVTREVLLLGRWMAADLYLRDIEALGNQLSMHAASDALLAQAGAVDEPYRAVLKQLRTRLQVTRDWAEQSLANDVAMPAQVLRELDDLRGPLELCYQSLLAFGLKRIANGPLLDTLRRVNAFGLGLVRLDIRQDAARHAQVFSELTEHLQLGDYAEWDEDARCRFLLDELHSRRPLLPPNWQPSADVAEVLATCRVVASQPQELLGSYVISMASHPSDVLAVKLLLKETGVSWPMRVAPLFETLSDLDNAADAIDRLLSLEQYRALVGDEQEVMIGYSDSAKDAGTLAAGWAQYRAQEALVGACQRHGVHLRLFHGRGGTVGRGGAPAHMAILSQPPGSVRGQLRVTEQGEMIRFKFGLPGIAIQSLLLYTSAVLEASLLPPPAPEPAWRELMQQLADRSVEVYRAVVRGEPQFVEYFRQATPEQELGRLPLGSRPAKRRSQGGIESLRAIPWIFAWTQTRLMLPAWLGAGQALREALDAGKQAQLRQMMDAWPFFLARVEMLEMVLSKADVDIARFYEQRLASADLWPLGERLRTALEQATAVVLQLRESETLLAHNPALGESVAVRNPYTDPLHVLQAELMKRTRAQGESVDPDLERALMVTMAGIAAGMRNTG
- the adk gene encoding adenylate kinase, which gives rise to MRVILLGAPGAGKGTQAQFICERFGIPQISTGDMLRAAVKAGTELGKQVKEVMDTGGLVSDDLIIGLIKERITQDDCAKGFLFDGFPRTIPQAEALVEAGIDIDRVLEIAVADEEIVARLSGRRVHPGSGRVYHVDHNPPQVAGKDDVTGDDLIQRDDDKEETVRKRLQVYHTQTKPLVEFYQGLSAAKGTPKCAKVEGVGSVEQITAKVINALD
- the tsaB gene encoding tRNA (adenosine(37)-N6)-threonylcarbamoyltransferase complex dimerization subunit type 1 TsaB — its product is MTTLLALDTATECCSAALLHEGSVTARSEVIPRQHAQRLLPMIEELLSERELRLQDVDALVFGRGPGAFTGVRIATGMVQGLAFAADKPVIAISNLAALAQRAWREHGTDTVAAAIDARMDEVYWGLYGLQDGVMQPLDEERVCAPEAVSLPVGVSSVAGAGTGWQYADRLAVSVTQSWPQMLPDASDLITLALPRWLAGEVVDAADAQPVYLRDKVATPKGQA
- a CDS encoding DUF72 domain-containing protein, yielding MTALPLRFITGCPLWSEPAWAGQLYTRGTDADARLAQYSRVFGAVEGNTTFYSLPSAARVARWAELLSEDFHFCAKLPREVSHGGRLDAEHPALNAFFSRMAPLGQRLGPVWLQLPERFAPDALGVLADFLAGLPTDYQYAVEVRHPGFFRKDDAERQLNRLLHGRGVERISFDSRALFASTATDASTLEAKQRKPRLPVHAIALTQRPSVRFIGGMDREANWQALAPWLDKCAQWLQAGYQPMLFMHTPDNQMAPQLARDFYRALRERVPALAPMPVWPGEHEAAQTPQQAGLF